TGGGCTATCCCAAGAACATGAATGGCACCATTGGCGACAGAGCCAGGGCCAGCGAAGAATTTAAAACCATCCTGGAGGAACGCTTCCCGTCCATCCCGGTTGTGCTGTGGGATGAACGGCTGTCCACGGTTGCTGCGGAAAAAGTGCTGATCGAGGCGGATCTCCAGAGGAAAAAACGGAAGAAAATCATCGACATGATGGCCGCTGTGGTCATCCTGCAAAATTATCTGGACAGCCCGAGGAGGCAATGACAATGGCAAAGGAAGAAAAGGACCTGCTGCAGACTGAAGACCAGGAAGCAGTGGTGGTGATCACGGACGAGGAAGGCAACGAAAGCTACTATCTGGAAGAAATGGTCATTCCCATGGACAACAAGAACTTCGCCCTGCTGACCCAGATCCCTGAAGAGGACGATACGGATCCTGACGAGGCAGAAGACAATGTGATCATTGCCCGGATGGATTTCGACGAGAACGGGGAACCGGTATACCTGGATCCTACGGATGAGGAATTCGATGCAGTGCGCAGGGCCTACGAAGAAATCATGGACGAAATGGACGCCCAGTAAGAGAGACAGAATACCATGCGGAAAAAATTCTTACCCATCGGCCTGGCGCTGGCACTGGCCATCAGCTTTGGCGGCTACTGGTATCTGGATTATTTCAATACCAACACCAGCCTGGCCACAGGCCAAAAGGTCCAGTTTACGGTGACGGAGGGTATGACCACCTCGGATATCGCCAAATTGCTCCATGACAAGAAACTGATCCAGACGCCGGAATCCTTCCGGCTGGCGGCCAAACTGAAGGGGCTGGACAGCAGGCTCCAGGCCGGCAAATACGAAATCGTGGCAGGGATGAGCGACAGGGAAATCATCGACATCCTCTCCAAGGGCAAGGTGCACACCCAGGCCTTCGCCGTACCGGAAGGGGCCACCATCAACGAAATCGCCCTGAAGCTGGAAAAGAATCATCTGGGCAGTGCCCAGGCCTTCAAGGATGCCTGTAAAAACTATACGCCCTATACCTACATGGAAACCCAGAATCCCAATGTGATGTACAAGGCGGAAGGGTTCCTGGCCCCGGCTACGTATAACATTCCGGAAAATGCCACGGAAAAGGATATCGTGGCCATGATGGTGCAGCAGTTCAACAAAAAGCTGACACCGGAAGTGCGGTCCGACCTGCAGGGCAGCTACATGAACCTGCGGGATATCGTGACCCTGGCCTCCATGGTGGAGCGGGAAGCCACCCACAAGGAGGAGATGCCCCTGATCGCCGGTGTATTCGAGAAACGGCTGCAGAAGGGCATGCCCATCCAGTCGGATACCACCATCCAATACATCCTGGGGGCCCAGAAAAAAGTGGTCACCTATGACGATCTGGAACTGGAATCTCCTTATAACACGTACCTGAACAAGGGACTGCCTCCGGGACCGGTGGGCAACCCCAGTATGGATGCCATCCGGGCGGTGATCCACCCGGTGATGACCGACTACCTGTATTTTGTGGCCGATGACCAGGGCTACCACCACTTTACCAAAACCTACGAAGAACATGTAAAAATGATCCAGAAACTGAACCCCGGTGAAGTCATCGGAGAAGCGGAAAGGATGGGAGAACAACAAGAGTGATGAAACCGGAACTGCTGGCTCCTGCCGGGAGCCTGGAAAAAGGTAAACTGGCCCTGCTGTACGGGGCCGATGCCATCTATTTGGGCGGCAAGACCTTTGGCCTGCGGGCCTTTGCGGCCAACTTTTCCCTGGAGGAGATCCGGGAAATCTGCGATTTTGCCCACGCCCGGGGGAAACGGGTCTACGTGACCGTGAACATCTTTCCCCACAACAGCGATCTGCCGGCTCTGCCGGATTACCTGCGCAGCCTGGAAGCGGCCGGGGTGGATGCCCTGCTGATCTCCGACCTGGGGGTCTGGGCCACGGCCCGGGAAGTGATCCCTCATATGCACCTGCATGTGAGCACCCAGGCCAACGCCACGAACTACGCCACGGTGCAGGCTTGGGAACAACTGGGCGCCAGCCGGGTGGTGCTGGCCCGGGAGCTGTCTCTGGAAGAAATCCGCCAGATCCGCCGGAAAACGGAAGTGGAACTGGAGGTGTTCGTCCACGGGGCCATGTGCATCAGCTACAGCGGACGCTGCCTGCTGAGCAATTACTTTACAGGCAGGGACAGCAATCGGGGTGCCTGTGCCCAGGTGTGCCGCTGGGAATTCTCCCTGACGGAGAAAAACAGGCCCGGCCAGCTGTTCGATGTGGCCGAGGATGAACGGGGTACGTACATCCTGAACTCCAAAGATCTGTGCCTCATGGACTATCTGCCCCAGCTGATGGAGGCGGGGGTCAGCAGCCTGAAGATCGAGGGCCGCATGAAGAGCATCCATTATGTGTGCTCCGTGGTGGCGGCCTATCGGCAGGCCATCGACGCCTGCTTTGCGGACCCGGCTCATTACACCACACCCAAGGTTCTGAAGAACGAGCTGGACAAGGTGTCCCACCGGCCCTATACCACCGGTTTCGCGGTGCACAAGACGGGGCCGGAGGACCAGGTGTACACCACCAGCAGTTATGAGCAGACGGCGGATTTTGTTGCCCTGGTGAAAGGCTACGATCCGGTTACGGACCGGGTGACCCTGGAGCAGCGGAACAACCTGAAACAGGGCCAGGAACTGGAAGTGCTCACCCCCAGCGGAGAGCGGTTCTCCTGGGTGCTGGAGGATATGCAGGACGCTGAGGGGCAGCCCATTACGGTGGCTCCCCATGCCCAGATGGTGTTCACGGCTAAGGGAGATCCCCGGATGGAAGCCTGGGCTCTGGTCCGGCGGCTGCATCCGAAAGAAAAGAAATTGTAACAAAGTATATAAGAAACCCTTGCTTTTTGGGGCAATTTAAGAGTAAAATAGACTAGTCGAATTCTTTCTGACTGAATCATGCAGAGGAGACGATCGAATGAGCGCATTGGACAGATTGCGAGCTTACCTG
This region of Acidaminococcus timonensis genomic DNA includes:
- the ruvX gene encoding Holliday junction resolvase RuvX, whose product is MRIMGLDLGTRTIGVAVSDETGFIARGVETIHRRSLEKDLARLEELVQAEEVGQFVLGYPKNMNGTIGDRARASEEFKTILEERFPSIPVVLWDERLSTVAAEKVLIEADLQRKKRKKIIDMMAAVVILQNYLDSPRRQ
- the mltG gene encoding endolytic transglycosylase MltG, producing the protein MRKKFLPIGLALALAISFGGYWYLDYFNTNTSLATGQKVQFTVTEGMTTSDIAKLLHDKKLIQTPESFRLAAKLKGLDSRLQAGKYEIVAGMSDREIIDILSKGKVHTQAFAVPEGATINEIALKLEKNHLGSAQAFKDACKNYTPYTYMETQNPNVMYKAEGFLAPATYNIPENATEKDIVAMMVQQFNKKLTPEVRSDLQGSYMNLRDIVTLASMVEREATHKEEMPLIAGVFEKRLQKGMPIQSDTTIQYILGAQKKVVTYDDLELESPYNTYLNKGLPPGPVGNPSMDAIRAVIHPVMTDYLYFVADDQGYHHFTKTYEEHVKMIQKLNPGEVIGEAERMGEQQE
- a CDS encoding peptidase U32 family protein: MKPELLAPAGSLEKGKLALLYGADAIYLGGKTFGLRAFAANFSLEEIREICDFAHARGKRVYVTVNIFPHNSDLPALPDYLRSLEAAGVDALLISDLGVWATAREVIPHMHLHVSTQANATNYATVQAWEQLGASRVVLARELSLEEIRQIRRKTEVELEVFVHGAMCISYSGRCLLSNYFTGRDSNRGACAQVCRWEFSLTEKNRPGQLFDVAEDERGTYILNSKDLCLMDYLPQLMEAGVSSLKIEGRMKSIHYVCSVVAAYRQAIDACFADPAHYTTPKVLKNELDKVSHRPYTTGFAVHKTGPEDQVYTTSSYEQTADFVALVKGYDPVTDRVTLEQRNNLKQGQELEVLTPSGERFSWVLEDMQDAEGQPITVAPHAQMVFTAKGDPRMEAWALVRRLHPKEKKL
- a CDS encoding DUF1292 domain-containing protein, giving the protein MAKEEKDLLQTEDQEAVVVITDEEGNESYYLEEMVIPMDNKNFALLTQIPEEDDTDPDEAEDNVIIARMDFDENGEPVYLDPTDEEFDAVRRAYEEIMDEMDAQ